One Deltaproteobacteria bacterium genomic window carries:
- the tsaB gene encoding tRNA (adenosine(37)-N6)-threonylcarbamoyltransferase complex dimerization subunit type 1 TsaB, whose protein sequence is MRVGTAVAPSLRVLAVDTSTASGSVAVVEDGRLVAEVCERDVGGHAAWLLPAVKSTIEGAGMGPADIDLFALGLGPGSFTGLRIGVSTVKGLAWTLGRPVMGVSSLEALAMNLAGSGRGVFVCPLFDARKKEVYRGVYRPAGGRMERVIDDGAARPEALADELAALDGEVVLLGDGLVLYGDMLARKVPRCRRASEDLWLVRGSAVAALALAALADGLRPSDPADIRPRYKRRSEAELKADGGKGR, encoded by the coding sequence CTGAGGGTGGGCACCGCCGTGGCGCCTTCGCTCAGGGTCCTCGCCGTGGACACCTCGACGGCCTCGGGGTCGGTGGCCGTCGTGGAGGACGGCCGGCTGGTGGCCGAGGTCTGTGAACGGGACGTGGGCGGCCACGCCGCCTGGCTTCTGCCGGCCGTGAAGTCGACCATCGAGGGCGCGGGCATGGGGCCTGCCGACATCGACCTCTTCGCCCTGGGGCTCGGACCGGGCTCGTTCACCGGCCTCCGCATAGGGGTCTCGACCGTCAAGGGCCTTGCCTGGACGCTCGGAAGGCCGGTGATGGGGGTGTCGAGCCTCGAGGCCCTCGCCATGAACCTCGCCGGCTCCGGTCGCGGCGTCTTTGTCTGTCCCCTCTTCGACGCGAGGAAAAAAGAGGTCTACCGCGGCGTCTACAGGCCCGCTGGCGGGCGCATGGAGCGCGTAATCGACGACGGCGCCGCAAGGCCCGAAGCACTGGCCGACGAGCTCGCCGCCCTCGACGGAGAGGTGGTGCTGCTCGGCGACGGCCTCGTCCTCTACGGCGATATGCTCGCCCGGAAGGTGCCGCGCTGCCGGCGGGCTTCCGAGGACCTCTGGCTTGTGAGGGGGTCGGCCGTCGCCGCCCTGGCGCTCGCCGCCCTCGCCGACGGGCTCAGGCCCTCGGACCCGGCCGACATACGACCGCGCTACAAGCGCAGATCAGAGGCGGAGCTCAAGGCGGACGGCGGTAAAGGCCGCTGA